From a single Pleurodeles waltl isolate 20211129_DDA chromosome 8, aPleWal1.hap1.20221129, whole genome shotgun sequence genomic region:
- the LOC138249005 gene encoding serine-rich adhesin for platelets-like: protein MGTSYNLTELTVNQPVAQLSNTVNVHDGDMCHPKLCYQYQELLPDTTQSSADNNESSLLTPPSATRSSAVNNDSSLLTPPSATRSSAVNNESSLLTPASATRSSAINNESSLLTPASATQSSTNNKRSLLTPPSATQSSTTNTKNSFLTPPSATQSSSVNTESSLLTPPSATQSSAINNKSSFLTPPNATRSSAINNENSFPTPPSATQSSAVNNESSLLTPPSATRSSAVNNESSLLTPASATRSSAINNESSLLTQASATQSSAINNKSSLLTPSSATQSSAINNKNSFLTPPNALLATRSSAVNNESSLLTPASPTRSSAINNESSLLTQASATQSSAINNKSSLLTPSSATRSSAINNKNSFLTPPSATQSSSVNTENSLLTPPSATQSSAINNKSSLLTPPSATQSSSVNTESSFLTPPNATQSSTNNKSSLLTPPSATQSSATNTKNSFLTPPSAKQSSSVNTESSLLTPPIATQSSAINNKSSFLTPPSATRSSAIDNQNSFTTPPSATQSSAVNNESSLLTPPSATRSSAVNNESSLLTPASATRSSAINNESSLLTQASATQSSAFNNKSSLLTLSTSATQSSANNNKSSLVTPPSDTQSSAINTESSLLTPPSATWISAINTESSLLKPASATRSFAINNESSLLTPASATQSSANNKSSLLTPPSATQSSATNTKNSFLTSPRAIQSSSVNTESSFLTPPSATQSSAINNKSSFLTPPSATRSSAINKNTFPTPPSATQSSAVNNESSLLTPPSATRSSVVNNESSLLTAASATRSSAINNKSSLLTQASATQSSAINNKSSLLTPSSATQSSAINNKNSFLTPPSATQSSSVNTENSLLTPPSATQSSAINNKSSLLTPPSATQSSSVNTESSFLTPPGATQSSAINNKNSFLTPLCATQSSAVNNESSLLTPASATQSSATNNESSLLTPASATQSSDINNKNSFLTPKLSPDTSQCHRSSAINTESSLLTPASATQSSANNNKSSLVTPPSDTQSSAINTESSLLTPPSATWISAINTESSLLTPASANRSFAINNESSLLTPASATQSSANNKSSLLTPPSATQSSATNTKNSFLTSPSATQSSSVNTESSFLTPPSATESSAINNKSSFLTPPSATLSSAINNENSFPTPPSATQSSAVNNESSLLTPPSAIRSSAVNNESSLLTPASATRSSAINNESSLLTQASATQSSAINNKSSLLTPSSATQSSAINNKNSFLTPPSATQSSSVNTENSLLTPPSATQSSAINNKSSLLTPPSATQRSAINNKNSFPTPPSATQSSAVNNESSLMTPASATQSSATNNESSLLTPASATQSSDINNKNSFLTPSATQSHPSSDINTESTLLTPASATRSSAINTESSLLTPPSDTHSSANNNKSSLLTPPSATWISAINTESSLLTPASATRSFAINNESSLLTPASATQSSANNKSSLLTPPSATQSSATNTKNSFLTSPRAIQSSSVNTESSFLTPPSATQSSAINNKSSFLTPPSATRSSAINNEKSFPTPPSATQSTAVNNESSLLTPPSATRSSAVNNESSLLTPASATRSSAINNKSSLLTQASATQSSAINNKSSLLTPSSATQSSAINNKNSFLTPPSATQSSSVNTENSLLTPPSATQSSAINNKSSLLTPPSATQSSSVNTESSFLTPPSATQSSAINNKNSFLTPPSATQSSAVNNESSLLTPASATQSSATNNESSLLTPASATQSSDINNKNSFLTPSATQSHPVPT, encoded by the exons ATGGGCACAAGTTATAATCTAACAGAGTTAACAGTGAACCAACCAGTAGCACAGCTGAGCAATACAGTGAACGTCCACGATGGAGATATG TGCCACCCAAAGCTCTGCTATCAATACCAAGAACTCCTTCCTGATACCACCCAGAGCTCTGCTGATAATAATGAGAGCTCTCTTCTGACACCACCCAGTGCCACCCGGAGCTCTGCTGTTAATAACGACAGCTCCCTTCTGACACCACCCAGTGCCACCCGGAGCTCTGCTGTTAATAACGAGAGCTCGCTTCTGACACCAGCCAGTGCCACCCGGAGCTCCGCTATTAATAACGAGAGCTCTCTTCTGACACCAGCCAGTGCCACCCAGAGCTCCACTAATAATAAGAGGTCTCTTCTGACACCAcccagtgccacccagagctctACTACTAATACCAAGAACTCCTTCCTAACACCACCCAGTGCCACGCAGAGCTCTTCTGTTAATACCGAGAGCTCTCTTCTGACACCAcccagtgccacccagagctctgCTATTAATAACAAGAGCTCCTTCCTGACACCACCCAATGCCACCCGGAGCTCTGCTATTAATAACGAGAACTCCTTTCCGACACCAcccagtgccacccagagctctgCTGTTAATAACGAGAGCTCTCTTCTGACACCACCCAGTGCCACCCGGAGCTCTGCTGTTAATAACGAGAGCTCTCTTCTGACACCAGCCAGTGCCACCCGGAGCTCCGCTATTAATAACGAGAGCTCTCTTCTGACACAAGCCAGTGCCACCCAGAGCTCCGCTATTAATAACAAGAGCTCTCTTCTGACACCATccagtgccacccagagctctgCTATTAATAACAAGAACTCCTTCCTGACACCACCCAATGCTCTTCT TGCCACCCGGAGCTCTGCTGTTAATAACGAGAGCTCTCTTCTGACACCAGCCAGTCCCACCCGGAGCTCCGCTATTAATAACGAGAGCTCTCTTCTGACACAAGCCAGTGCCACCCAGAGCTCCGCTATTAATAACAAGAGCTCTCTTCTGACACCATCCAGTGCCACCCGGAGCTCTGCTATTAATAACAAGAACTCCTTCCTGACACCAcccagtgccacccagagctctTCTGTTAATACAGAGAACTCTCTTCTGACACCAcccagtgccacccagagctctgCTATTAATAACAAGAGCTCTCTTCTGACACCAcccagtgccacccagagctctTCTGTTAATACCGAGAGCTCTTTTCTGACACCACCCAATGCCACCCAGAGCTCCACTAATAATAAGAGCTCTCTTCTGACACCAcccagtgccacccagagctctgCTACTAATACGAAGAACTCCTTCCTAACACCACCCAGTGCCAAGCAGAGCTCTTCTGTTAATACAGAGAGCTCTCTTCTGACACCACCCATTGCCACCCAGAGCTCTGCTATTAACAACAAGAGCTCCTTCCTGACACCACCCAGTGCCACCCGAAGCTCTGCTATTGATAACCAGAACTCCTTTACGACACCAcccagtgccacccagagctctgCTGTTAATAACGAGAGCTCTCTTCTGACACCACCCAGTGCCACCCGGAGCTCTGCTGTTAATAACGAGAGCTCTCTTCTGACACCAGCCAGTGCCACCCGGAGCTCCGCTATTAATAACGAGAGCTCTCTTCTGACACAAGCCAGTGCCACCCAGAGCTCCGCTTTTAATAACAAGAGCTCTCTTCTGACACTATcca CCAGTGCCACCCAGAGCTCCGCTAATAATAACAAGAGCTCTCTTGTGACACCACCCAGTGACACCCAGAGCTCTGCTATTAATACCGAGAGTTCTCTTCTGACTCCACCCAGTGCCACCTGGATCTCTGCTATTAATACCGAGAGCTCTCTTCTGAAACCAGCCAGTGCCACCCGGAGCTTCGCTATTAATAACGAGAGCTCTCTTCTGACACCAGCCAGTGCCACCCAGAGCTCCGCTAATAATAAGAGCTCTCTTCTGACACCAcccagtgccacccagagctctgCTACTAATACCAAGAACTCCTTCCTGACATCACCCCGTGCCATCCAGAGCTCTTCTGTTAATACAGAGAGCTCTTTTCTGACACCAcccagtgccacccagagctctgCTATTAATAACAAGAGCTCCTTCCTGACACCACCCAGTGCCACCCGCAGCTCTGCTATTAACAAGAACACCTTTCCAACACCAcccagtgccacccagagctctgCTGTTAATAACGAGAGCTCTCTTCTGACACCACCCAGTGCCACCCGGAGCTCTGTTGTTAATAACGAGAGCTCTCttctgacagcagccagtgccaCCCGGAGCTCCGCTATTAATAACAAGAGCTCTCTTCTGACACAAGccagtgccacccagagctctgCTATTAATAACAAGAGCTCTCTTCTGACACCATccagtgccacccagagctctgCTATTAATAACAAGAACTCCTTCCTGACACCAcccagtgccacccagagctctTCTGTTAATACCGAGAACTCTCTTCTGACACCAcccagtgccacccagagctctgCTATTAATAACAAGAGCTCTCTTCTGACACCCcccagtgccacccagagctctTCTGTTAATACCGAGAGCTCTTTTCTGACACCACCTGGTGCCACCCAGAGCTCTGCTATTAATAACAAGAACTCCTTCctgacaccactctgtgccacccaGAGCTCTGCTGTTAATAACGAGAGCTCTCTTCTGACACCAGccagtgccacccagagctctgCTACTAATAACGAGAGCTCTCTTCTGACACCAGccagtgccacccagagctctgATATTAATAACAAGAACTCCTTCCTGACACCAA AGCTCTCTCCTGACACCAGCCAGTGCCACCGAAGCTCTGCTATTAATACAGAGAGCTCTCTTCTGACACCAGCCAGTGCCACCCAGAGCTCCGCTAATAATAACAAGAGCTCTCTTGTGACACCACCCAGTGACACCCAGAGCTCTGCTATTAATACTGAGAGTTCTCTTCTGACTCCACCCAGTGCCACCTGGATCTCTGCTATTAATACCGAGAGCTCTCTTCTGACACCAGCCAGTGCCAACCGGAGCTTCGCTATTAATAACGAGAGCTCTCTTCTGACACCAGCCAGTGCCACCCAGAGCTCCGCTAATAATAAGAGCTCTCTTCTGACACCAcccagtgccacccagagctctgCTACTAATACCAAGAACTCCTTCCTGACATCACCCAGTGCCACGCAGAGCTCTTCTGTTAATACAGAGAGCTCTTTTCTGACACCACCCAGTGCCACCGAGAGCTCTGCTATTAATAACAAGAGCTCCTTCCTGACACCACCCAGTGCCACCCTCAGCTCTGCTATTAATAACGAGAACTCCTTTCCGACACCAcccagtgccacccagagctctgCTGTTAATAACGAGAGCTCTCTTCTGACACCACCCAGTGCCATCCGGAGCTCTGCTGTTAATAACGAGAGCTCTCTTCTGACACCAGCCAGTGCCACCCGGAGCTCCGCTATTAATAACGAGAGCTCTCTTCTGACACAAGccagtgccacccagagctctgCTATTAATAACAAGAGCTCTCTTCTGACACCATCCAGTGCTACCCAGAGCTCTGCTATTAATAACAAGAACTCCTTCCTGACACCAcccagtgccacccagagctctTCTGTTAATACTGAGAACTCTCTTCTGACACCAcccagtgccacccagagctctgCTATTAATAACAAGAGCTCTCTTCTGACACCACCCAGTGCCACCCAGAGATCTGCTATTAATAACAAGAACTCCTTCCCGACACCAcccagtgccacccagagctctgCTGTTAATAACGAGAGCTCTCTTATGACACCAGccagtgccacccagagctctgCTACTAATAACGAGAGCTCTCTTCTGACACCAGccagtgccacccagagctctgATATTAATAACAAGAACTCCTTCCTGACACCAAGTGCCACCCAGAGCCATCCA AGCTCTGATATTAATACAGAGAGCACTCTCCTGACACCAGCCAGTGCCACCCGAAGCTCTGCTATTAATACAGAGAGCTCTCTTCTGACACCACCCAGTGACACCCACAGCTCTGCTAATAATAACAAGAGTTCTCTTCTGACTCCACCCAGTGCCACCTGGATCTCTGCTATTAATACCGAGAGCTCTCTTCTGACACCAGCCAGTGCCACCCGGAGCTTCGCTATTAATAACGAGAGCTCTCTTCTGACACCAGCCAGTGCCACCCAGAGCTCCGCTAATAATAAGAGCTCTCTTCTGACACCAcccagtgccacccagagctctgCTACTAATACCAAGAACTCCTTCCTGACATCACCCCGTGCCATCCAGAGCTCTTCTGTTAATACAGAGAGCTCTTTTCTGACACCAcccagtgccacccagagctctgCTATTAATAACAAGAGCTCCTTCCTGACACCACCCAGTGCCACCCGCAGCTCTGCTATTAATAACGAGAAGTCCTTTCCAACACCACCCAGTGCCACCCAGAGCACTGCTGTTAATAACGAGAGCTCCCTTCTGACACCACCCAGTGCCACCCGGAGCTCTGCTGTTAATAACGAGAGCTCTCTTCTGACACCAGCCAGTGCCACCCGGAGCTCCGCTATTAATAACAAGAGCTCTCTTCTGACACAAGccagtgccacccagagctctgCTATTAATAACAAGAGCTCTCTTCTGACACCATccagtgccacccagagctctgCTATTAATAACAAGAACTCCTTCCTGACACCAcccagtgccacccagagctctTCTGTTAATACCGAGAACTCTCTTCTGACACCAcccagtgccacccagagctctgCTATTAATAACAAGAGCTCTCTTTTGACACCCcccagtgccacccagagctctTCTGTTAATACCGAGAGCTCTTTTCTGACACCACCTAGTGCCACCCAGAGCTCTGCTATTAATAACAAGAACTCCTTCCTGACACCAcccagtgccacccagagctctgCTGTTAATAACGAGAGCTCTCTTCTGACACCAGccagtgccacccagagctctgCTACTAATAACGAGAGCTCTCTTCTGACACCAGccagtgccacccagagctctgATATTAATAACAAGAACTCCTTCCTGACACCAAGTGCCACCCAGAGCCATCCAGTGCCAACCTGA
- the LOC138249004 gene encoding serine-rich adhesin for platelets-like has product MNNKSSFLIPPSATRSSSINNKKSYPTPPSATQSSAVNNESSFLTPPYATQSSDINTQSSLLTPASATRSSAINTESSLLTPASATQSSANNNKSSLVTPPSDTQSSAINTESSLLTPPSATWISAINTESSLLTPASATRSFAINTESSLLTPASATQSSANNKSSLLTPPSATQSSATNTKNSFLTSPSATQSSSVNTESSFLTPPSATQSSAINNKSSFLTPPSATLSSAINNENSFPTPPSATQSSAVNNESSLLTPPSAIRSSAVNNESSLLTPASATRSSAINNESSLLTQASATQSSAINNKSSLLTPSSATQSSAINNKNSFLTPPSATQSSSVNTENSLLTPPSATQSSAINNKSSLLTPPSATQSSSVNTESSFLTPPSATRRSAINNKNSFPTPPSATQSSAVNNESSLMTPASATQSSATNNKSSLLTPASATQSSDINNKNSFLTPSATQSHPSSDINTESTLLTPASATRSSAINTESSLLTPPSDTHSSANNNKSSLLTPPSATWISAINTESSLLTPASATRSFAINNESSLLTPASATQSSANNKSSLLTPPSATQSSATNTKNSFLTSPRAIQSSSVNTESSFLTPPSATQSSAINNKSSFLTPPSATRSSAINNENSFPTPPSATQSSAVNNESSPLTPPSATRSSAVNNESSLLTPASATRSSAINNKSSLLTQASATQSSAINNKSSLLTPSSATQSSAINNKNSFLTPPSATQSSSVNTENSLLTPPSATQSSAINNKSSLLTPPSATQSSSVNTESSFLTPPSATQSSAINNKNSFLTPPSATQSSAVNNESSLLTPASATQSSATNNESSLLTPASATQSSDINNKNSFLTPSATQSHPVPT; this is encoded by the exons ATGAATAACAAGAGCTCCTTCTTGATACCACCCAGTGCCACCCGGAGCTCTTCTATTAATAACAAGAAATCCTACCCAACACCAcccagtgccacccagagctctgCTGTTAATAACGAGAGCTCTTTTCTGACACCTCCCTATGCCACCCAGAGCTCTGATATTAATACACAGAGCTCTCTCCTGACACCAGCCAGTGCCACCCGAAGCTCTGCTATTAATACAGAGAGCTCTCTTCTGACACCAGCCAGTGCCACCCAGAGCTCCGCTAATAATAACAAGAGCTCTCTTGTGACACCACCCAGTGACACCCAGAGCTCTGCTATTAATACTGAGAGTTCTCTTCTGACTCCACCCAGTGCCACCTGGATCTCTGCTATTAATACCGAGAGCTCTCTTCTGACACCAGCCAGTGCCACCCGGAGCTTCGCTATTAATACCGAGAGCTCTCTTCTGACACCAGCCAGTGCCACCCAGAGCTCCGCTAATAATAAGAGCTCTCTTCTGACACCAcccagtgccacccagagctctgCTACTAATACCAAGAACTCCTTCCTGACATCACCCAGTGCCACGCAGAGCTCTTCTGTTAATACAGAGAGCTCTTTTCTGACACCAcccagtgccacccagagctctgCTATTAATAACAAGAGCTCCTTCCTGACACCACCCAGTGCCACCCTCAGCTCTGCTATTAATAACGAGAACTCCTTTCCGACACCAcccagtgccacccagagctctgCTGTTAATAACGAGAGCTCTCTTCTGACACCACCCAGTGCCATCCGGAGCTCTGCTGTTAATAACGAGAGCTCTCTTCTGACACCAGCCAGTGCCACCCGGAGCTCCGCTATTAATAACGAGAGCTCTCTTCTGACACAAGccagtgccacccagagctctgCTATTAATAACAAGAGCTCTCTTCTGACACCATCCAGTGCTACCCAGAGCTCTGCTATTAATAACAAGAACTCCTTCCTGACACCAcccagtgccacccagagctctTCTGTTAATACTGAGAACTCTCTTCTGACACCAcccagtgccacccagagctctgCTATTAATAACAAGAGCTCTCTTCTGACACCAcccagtgccacccagagctctTCTGTTAATACCGAGAGCTCTTTTCTGACACCACCCAGTGCCACCCGGAGATCTGCTATTAATAACAAGAACTCCTTCCCGACACCAcccagtgccacccagagctctgCTGTTAATAACGAGAGCTCTCTTATGACACCAGccagtgccacccagagctctgCTACTAATAACAAGAGCTCTCTTCTGACACCAGccagtgccacccagagctctgATATTAATAACAAGAACTCCTTCCTGACACCAAGTGCCACCCAGAGCCATCCA AGCTCTGATATTAATACAGAGAGCACTCTCCTGACACCAGCCAGTGCCACCCGAAGCTCTGCTATTAATACAGAGAGCTCTCTTCTGACACCACCCAGTGACACCCACAGCTCCGCTAATAATAACAAGAGTTCTCTTCTGACTCCACCAAGTGCCACCTGGATCTCTGCTATTAATACCGAGAGCTCTCTTCTGACACCAGCCAGTGCCACCCGGAGCTTCGCTATTAATAACGAGAGCTCTCTTCTAACACCAGCCAGTGCCACCCAGAGCTCCGCTAATAATAAGAGCTCTCTTCTGACACCAcccagtgccacccagagctctgCTACTAATACCAAGAACTCCTTCCTGACATCACCCCGTGCCATCCAGAGCTCTTCTGTTAATACAGAGAGCTCTTTTCTGACACCAcccagtgccacccagagctctgCTATTAATAACAAGAGCTCCTTCCTGACACCACCCAGTGCCACCCGCAGCTCTGCTATTAATAACGAGAACTCCTTTCCAACACCAcccagtgccacccagagctctgCTGTTAATAACGAGAGCTCTCCTCTGACACCACCCAGTGCCACCCGGAGCTCTGCTGTTAATAACGAGAGCTCTCTTCTGACACCAGCCAGTGCCACCCGGAGCTCCGCTATTAATAACAAGAGCTCTCTTCTGACACAAGccagtgccacccagagctctgCTATTAATAACAAGAGCTCTCTTCTGACACCATccagtgccacccagagctctgCTATTAATAACAAGAACTCCTTCCTGACACCAcccagtgccacccagagctctTCTGTTAATACCGAGAACTCTCTTCTGACACCAcccagtgccacccagagctctgCTATTAATAACAAGAGCTCTCTTCTGACACCCcccagtgccacccagagctctTCTGTTAATACCGAGAGCTCTTTTCTGACACCACCTAGTGCCACCCAGAGCTCTGCTATTAATAACAAGAACTCCTTCCTGACACCAcccagtgccacccagagctctgCTGTTAATAACGAGAGCTCTCTTCTGACACCAGccagtgccacccagagctctgCTACTAATAACGAGAGCTCTCTTCTGACACCAGccagtgccacccagagctctgATATTAATAACAAGAACTCCTTCCTGACACCAAGTGCCACCCAGAGCCATCCAGTGCCAACCTGA